The sequence TAGGGCGTGTTTGAcattattgttaaatattgTTGTTGctgtttttaaaattgataatcGGAACAACTATTTAAATGTTTGATaatgaaatagaaatttattgttaaataaaaaagtattcaCTAACTATTTAGTTAAAAGTTATTGTTTCTGAAGCATTATTGAAcaataactaaatttttcataattattatcaactatataatattaattaatttaatttaaaaatattagaatgataaatacttaaaaatgGCGGACGTGGTGGTGGGGATATCCAGTGAGTCTTGTGGCGTGAGTGACCGTCGAGTCTTGACGTGGTCAATAGCCTTGCGAGAATGTGAAAACTTATGGTGTGCAATAGAGTTTTTGATTTATCTTTTAGCAATAAATAATGTATTTGAactactaaaattattttatctatatttatttaataaaatcaacactccatcaaaattaaaactgatttttaaaaagaaaataaaaataacagtaaTAAATGCAATTAAATTACCAATTAAAGTCATTAAAATCTGAAGGCGATTCAAGTCACCTACTATCTAACTGTTCCTAAATTAAGGGTAAATTCACTACGAGATCAACCTCTCAAAAAATTATGAAGCCACTtcttataaagactaattatcaacacaaaacaataaaaataaatctgaacaatttaaatcaatatttttgagagaataatattcataatgtaaattaaataaactataaaataaatatgtaatgatataatgtataaaaactatatgctaaatacagtatttacttagtaattttcttgttttattttaagcctaaatctaatgaatgagatggtgatatTACTTTCCTTTAGTCATTCAAACTAATAatgaaactaaaattttttataccTATATAAATTGAAGCAAAATTTATGTTTCTAATACACTCAACCTAAATatgttcataacaattactataatggttaactaacaatagtaactgaaactaattaagatatgaaaataaataaatcatttattaaataaataaataacaaaattcatacaaaaataaaaaaattaaactaaatatttataagaactAGTCTAGCATATTAAACTCAATGATCatagtattaaatagaaagacataaaataataaagtaaaaactcCCTCTAGATCcataatttcttcaagtaggaagatgattggtctTCAATCTCAACTTCTTAATGAGCtccttaaatcttaaaaagaataaaaaaaaaaaaaactaaactaaagtgtttatgaaAGACCTATAGAGAAttgtagagaaaataatagtgGACAGATACATAgagcaaataaaaagaattataccaatataagtctatctaatataTAAGACTATAAATATCTTTATCTCCACTAAATATTatctcataaataactcttaatataaatcataataattatataaaatgactaaaatgcCCCCTTTAGGTCTTGTAATTTTCGGTTAGCATAACAAATAGCAGTCCATGCGTTTTAATCTTGGGCATCGACACGAAGATGTCcaattaaacttctttttgAGTATTCAGCTCCATATTTTCCTCTCTTTGCTAATATTACCTGAAAACgaacaattaagcttaagtgaggtaaaaacacatattttcaccatattatatatagaaatcatatcattaaatctctaaaatactctaaatatctatatataatttggatcTATCAAATACCCCatacttaaatttttacttgtcctcaagtaaataGCAACTTATAAATTAACCTTTGCAAAAACAATAAGAACATTCATACTCAATTTCAAGATATTACTCAAAATAATCTCACTAATACAAAAATCATGTCAACCCAAGAACACttgaatcataataattttctttaaaaatgtaaactcaatcattgttaataaaaaaactcaaGCATCCAATCCTTCAAATACcctaaataatatttaaatataataaacatgctattttttaagattagagtcagtgtttaattaggaatgtaacttattaataaaaaagctataaaatatatatataagcttgagttttatgtatcaaaaatagtacacgttttaaaagaaaaatcataagaTTCAACACAtgtgtcaaaaaaaattaaatttcaaaaattattttatctatacttatttaataaaattaacagttcgtcaaaattaaaactgaattttaaaaagaaataaaatgaattaatattgATGTGATTTACCCCATTATTAGAGATCGGCCctgatatatgaaatatgGAATGTCTAGGTACTTTTCTCAAACCATGATTTAGctttaattataaacaaacactttttaaatgaaaatttcgCCCAAACCAATGGTTTTACTCTGACAGTGATGCTAAATTAACAGGTGAAGTCATTAAAATCTGAATGCAATTCAAGTCACCTACAGTCCCCATGGCTATTCTCCTGCATTTATCAGAAGAggtatatataattgataaaattaaaaagaaaaaaaaaagtctaccgttaatgatttgtataatacaataagtaaataaaaataactaaatatgcCGTAACCTTGATAAAGTACAAATTGGTCACTCGAATTCTTTCAGTTCCAAACTGGTTATTAGTCCTGCAATAATTTTGCAggttgtttaattatattggaTTGGATGCACTAAAATAAACCTGTAAAAGGATGAATCGTCATTTTCTGAGCACCAAATATACAAACGAAAACAACGTTTTACATTCATCACtgatgtgtatatatatatatatatatatatgtatagtaTCACCATATATGATTGCATTGTCTTTGGCTATTGCGAACCTGTCTATACCACTTTACCCGTACTCTACCATATAAACCAAACCAAACCACACCCGACATTACATAACCCACCAAACGGCACCATTTTTTCCTGGAATGACTTCTAGGTAAGAAAatgtcaagaaaaagaaaaatatttgttttatatttttaaatttatttacttccGATGCATCTGCATTTTCGTGAGGAGTAAGTACAATTATTGAATGGTCTTCCTGATCTTAAAGCTAATGGCAATGTACCTAGGTCACCCCAATGCATCCTATGCAATTCTCTTCTTTGTTAATTAAGTATTATTTTCCCCGCTTCTAAGAACTAGTGACCacataattgaataataaattaatgaggCACCGTCTATATACAGTAAAATTAGCTGAGTAGTTGAAGTATTCTCATCAATAACATTATACCTACTTCGTAAAGTTTACTAAAGAAAAACCTCCCCTACTGTAAACGGGAAAAAAAGGTAAGGTCTTTTGCAACTAAATTTGAACGTGCACTGGATTATTGAATTTTCTTGGCAGATCCATGTTGTTCCAAGGGCCAAAGAATTGTTATTTACTTTATCAAAAGTAGGAGCTTCAACTAGTCATGTAACACTAAACTAAACTAAACTTCTCCATATTTCTTCTGCATGTTCTCTtgctttttctattttttataatcttctaatttcttttcaaaattaagaATGCCAGTATAATTGATATGGAGACTGCTATATTTCATTATCAACTAATGATTTCATTCTTTGGAAGCATTTTAGAAGTTTATTTTCGAAAGTACCGAATTGTTGTAGTGTAGTGTATTTTAAAATCACCTGAATTCTTTATTGACACGCAAATTATTTCGAAAATATTTTTTCCCCTTTCTATGATATGTCAAAAATCTAATGTCTttgactatatatatattaaaaatgaaactaagttaatctttttaataggGTTCACAGAGGTGAGCAACTATTTCTACGTATATTGATGCCTACATCTGGAAATCCTACAGGGCTGATAGATTCAAGCCTAAGGGACCTGCCATTTTCTTCTATAGGTCCATAGAATGGTAGCTGATAGTGACGATGAACTGTGCTGGAAGTGATCCAAACTATATGTACATCTCCAAATTATCTCATGTTAGTTGGCATGGTTTTAATCCAGATGCAACCACTACCACTAGAAGAAGAATTAATCAAAGCAGAAACTAGCATCACAATCTCATTATCACATGATTAATCTTGTTTTGAATGTTTGGTAACTAGTATAGTCTACAACAACAACTGTTGAAATTGCCACATCAAATAGCTCGCAGCATTATGTTCAAGGTCTTCATGTTCATTCCCGTGGAAAACTGTTATTTTCCAGAACAATTAACAGCTCATTTTCTCGTATGGAGCTCCTGCTTAATATAATTggtaacataaaattaatttctctttcttttatagGAAGTGATGTTAGAGAATCCAACGCCTTATAAGTGGTCTAGTGCAACTATTCAAGCACTTAATTAGTCATTTTAGTAATAGTTGGATATCAGtctaataagataaaatagttagaaaaaatattaaatatttataaatagtaacTTATCACCGTTCAACtgttagttttaattattttaataataaaatccgGTTTATATTACTtcgaatttatattaatagcTTTATGAtgtattaatttcttttggcacttatctcaaaatttaatgagtgaattttatttgttaataattatCTTTAGCAACTAGATTTGCAGTAGAGAGATCAAGAGGTCCCACAAAATAATTCCATTCTAGAATCTGTATTTACACAGAAATCAGATTCTTCTCCATGCATAATTTAGTTGGGTTTATGTCTATAAAGTAATTGCAAtatcaaattacaaatattacaaacattttaagtaattaaacTGAGCTTCTTAAAGAGAGTATTTTTGATGAGTAGAAGCAAATTCACATAgaagagaaataaaagtttttcACAACTATACCATCTCTTAATAATACATCATACTTGTATGCTAAGGATATCCCAATTCTATAAATGGCGACTAATGGATGATatacaagaaaggaaataCACGGTTTCTGCCATTTGACGAACACCGGAATTCGTGCCTATTGTACGTGATCAAGCTATGCCTTGAGAACTTCAGTGAAACATTAGCCAAACAGTCgcctctttcttcttcttctccttcttcttcaattgaaattaataacagtaataaaaaaaaatcttaagcGAGAGTGACTTAAATCCCATCACTAGCTAGGCGACATCGTGCGGTTTGAGGGAGTAAGTCTCTTTTGATCATCTTTGCTTGTTTCAATTCTTTCCCAAAATGGATTTGCCCTACTTAGGATCTTGAACTTCccttaatcaataaaatatttacaacaTGAAACCTAACCCAATAATCTTGTTAGGCCTCTCCTATAAGCTTTCATAGCATTGCAGATTCTTGTAGAAGAGCTTGCTccaagtaattaattaatcattgAAAGAGGAGAAGTGTAGGAGAAGCAGCAGCAACTTCTGGTTCCTTTGATAAATTAGATTGATTACTCTTTTGCTTCTCTTTAAAATTAACAGCTGAAGAAGAAGGAATGTTAATTGTAAGATCAAGATTTAGGTCAGGCAGTAAGCCATTTGGATCATCTTCCAAAATACTTCCTTCATCAGATGCTtgctcattattattattgttgcgGCCGGGTTCCGCCGCCAGTTCTTGTTTTGTACTCTCACTTTTTGTTCCAGATGATGTTGCACTAGCAGAGTCCTGTGTCTTCTGGGTACGAGGAAGATTCTGATTCAACCGATGATTGTTTGGATCAATTCCCATATTTATAAGCTTTCTTCTTAAATGAGAATTCCAGTAATTCTTTACTTCATTGTCTGTTCTTCCAGGCAATCTCCCTGCTATTAGCGACCAtctgaagaaagaaaaaggataattAACCATTTCCCATGTTAGTACAGAAACACGGATCAAGAAATCTGAGACATTAATCTTGTGCAAGAACAGAAAAGAAAGTACATGTGTTTCTTCTTTGTAGTCACTTTCTGAAGGGAAAACTAGACAgcatataaaaatactaataagcCTTTGTAGATTGTAGATTCTGAGATTGGgttggaaagaaagaaactaattaatttgatggAAATCGCACCGGTTTCCTAAGAGTGCATGAAGCTTGATGATAAgatcttcttcatcttcagcAAAATTGCCTCTTTTAAGGTCCGGCCTAAGATAGTTTATCCATCTCAACCTACAACTTTTTCCACAGCGAAGCAAGCCTGAacaccaaaattaaaataaatactctGCCTGCTGTAAGAGTATGCATAACAAGGCACGATCTAAGGTTCTAATTCCTCCGATAACAGTTCTATCCTGTTAAATGCTGCATGGATAATGTGGATAGGGTTACAAACCTGCAGCTTGAGGTAGGGTTCGCCAGCAACCTTCGCCATGTTTACGAATGTAATCAATAAGCTTCTGGTCTTCTTGGTTAGACCAAGCACCTTTGTTGGTGTCTTGTTTCTCACAGCAAGGCTTTCTCATTGGATTTATACAGAGAATTAGTGTGATGAGGCAAGGCAGACCAAGATTGAGATAGGAGAGAGCATATGGAGTTATATATTAGGGCAAGTATATATGTGGATACGAGGAAccaaaaagatatataaaaaaaaagggtttGACTTGGACCGGTGGTTCCGGCCATGCGTGCGTGTGACTGCTGGGGTGTGTTTGCATCTTCGTCTGAGAAGGCAGTATAGGATTTCAAAGtgttccttttttctttttccttgtgTTAGTTGCCGTCAAGTCCTGCGTTATGCACAGTCATTTCCTTGCCATTTTAGTAATTCTCTGTTAATTTGTGCATTTCCCATTAATACATAATATCAAGTGAAATTTGTTCCTTAAGAAGGCATTTGTTATTTCACTAGTAGTTTAGCAATCAAATACTTATCTAAAACATGTCCACTTACACCCAAGAGTgtgaaatatatcatttttttctaatttaactaacattttaaatttactttttaaatatataactatgtttaattagataaactttagatagtaaattttaaaaatagtataccaattatactaataattttagtaGTCAAATAGTagaaaaatcttattaatcaCTAGAAAAATagcttttaaaagaaaagaaagttataagatattttatatatatgttgaattatggtatataaaatttttttgacatatattgctatattttgataaataaaattttattttaatatatgtacttatttttaataagtaatatttaaatttatgtataactTTATgatgttttttaattaatttattaatttataagatacattcctaatttaatattgattctTGTTAGAGACCTCACTTCATTAAAAGGTAGAGGAATGTTAAAGACTTAAATCTCTATATATTCATCTATATAtaagttataaaatataagagcATTTTCATATGTGACacaattttgatatatatatatatatatgtttacttatttttagcacattaaatttaaattaatatgtaattatttttttatactagTCTATAAACCGATAACCTACCttcttaatcaaaataataactttaatattataaaataatattttaattatattcaattattagagtaatttataaatcagctttttaattatataatgatttctaattcaaaaaaatagcatattaattatatttataattaataaatttaaacattaattattcttgatatgagaatttgtttttttatatatagtttctttttaatatgtgtatttattcttgataagaattatatttatatataatttttatgtttattatataattagtatattaactaataagttatttttctaattaaatattgactattcttaaaaatatagtatttttgatatcacattaattaataaatcagttttctaattataaaataattttagtactAAAAATAACCTATCAATAacattgataaaattaaattaatgtctaattaacaattcaataataaatattttaaaatatttaaaaattattaaagagtgcactcaaaatattataaaatattgaaacctctattaaatatttttctataaaaatatttatattattggttacaattaaaataatattaataattatgcgACGCAAGAATAAACGactaatttcattaattatcaattgtATGTGTTCGTCTTATGTTAACTTCATATCACCTAATACTATCAAATTCTATATTtccttataaaatttaataagatcTCGTGGATCTTccattttgtaaattttatatttttattgatatttaaatattagaaaacacaGTGTTAAATGCAATCAAATAGCAGCAATAGAATTAGATTGCTCAAGGAATGGGGtttaaacttaaataaattattttaataacctttatttaattttgaattttgaatttaaaaatctatcTACCCTAAATTAACAACCAGTTGGTTATTGGCTACATATGACTATGCATCATAAAGAAAAACTTCCATTTTCATTagcttttattcattttttctttttcagggtgattttaattacaaagtttattaaaaattagagaaaaatttatttttaaatataaatttttgctattgataaataatccATATCATaagtattataaatttgaaaaatattaaaaactaaattgataagaaaaaaaggaatgaAATGAATAATTGAAGAGCAGGACCAACTATTAGAATTGAGTTTTGTTCTAATCAATCTTAAAATGACTAGAACTAACATTTTGATTAGTTAGACGTAAAcacatttaactttttaaaatctttatatcGTTTGTAATGTCAAATGTAATTAGGGTTTGACTTTAATagtcaattattatttaaaactgaTATTTTACCTAAAATTAGATTGAAACGCAATAGAAAAATTGGATTTGATTTTGAAACTGGATGTTTATATAAAAACgagaaattaagaaattggGTCAATCTATTATGATactatatgaaaaattaaattaattaaaagtgaGTTGAGTGAGTGAATAATGTATATAGCTGACCAAtagaattgaatttaaatttaactaatatcaatatgactaaaactaatattttgaTTAGTTGAACTTTAACATGtataaattattcataattcttaaataaCATGAAATCTCAAAAAAATAGTAGAAgaatgataatatatattttaaaggtGTTTCTAAATGGATCTGTTTGAAAAATGAGAAGTAAAATTACTCAAATATCCTTAATGATTTTAGGTGCtagaatatgataaaagaaaccGCCACATAAGATATACATGTTGCTGCTAAAAATCTTGTCAaaatctctttctcttttttttcttttactctaATATCCAACTACCAACATCAAaatctctccttttttttcacattaatctagatttaataaaaagatcatCGAAAACTAAAGCAATTTAATTTCAACAGctagataattaatttctgAGTTTTTTTAAAACTAGTATAAGGTGAAAGGTTTTTGGAttttccaaataaaactaaaatttgtaagctaatttcaatttttcttcaactttctttaaaaatataaatatcttcTTTAATGGATGATACATATAATAATCGACAAAGAGATCAATTAGTAGAGGAGATGTTTGAGTTTAGTGAAAATGACAGTTTGATAGAAGGTGGTGATTGATGCCATAATAATACAGGTGAAATGAGCAATGAAGGAGGAGGAGAAGACAGAAGTACTAGCTATGAAAGGAAGTTGCACAAATTATCGATTCCGAATAGATgaaatagaatataattttattaaaaatttaaatgattcAATGAGTTAATTGTCATTTCacaaataaacaagaaaaatgcaaacacggagaaaaaataaaaaatatatatatattgaaaaatataaaaaaaactgggtgataaagataaaaagaaaaagacaggaTAGAGTGGATAAGCACggaaaaaactcaaaaagaaatatatagagaaaaagagaaaattaaaacaagaaaataaaggagCAATGAAGGAAAAAGAGGAGAAGACGAAAATACTAGCTATGCAGGAAAAGATGTACAAATTGTTTGATTCTGGAGAagataattttgttaaaaatctAATGATTCAATGAGTTAATTGTCATTTcacaaataaataagaaaaatacaaatacgaaaagaattagaaataattatatatatcaaaaaatatagaaaacttAGTGATAAAGAggatgagaaagaaaagaaagagtggATAAGAATcggaaaaattaaaaaataaaagatagagagagagagagaattatACAAGAGAgcaagagagaaagagaattcAAATATTGAGTAAATGAGAGAGGTTGGGTGATTTAAGATCTCTCAGCacaatattaattaagaaagagagtatttttttaatttaaattttaaattttagaataaaatcttaattataaattcaaattttattaaaattgaaaaattaattaaaccgCTTTTGTTGATCCGGATAGAATTACGTGCGTTTAAAATTACATGCCTATTCTATAAGTGTCACCGACTCGAAGGGAAacacaataaagaaaagaaaagaggccGGTGGGCAACAATCAGATGCAATGCAACTGGCGTTGACTGATAGTTTTAAATGGGATATATGAAAGTCATATGTGCGTGCCGTATTTTTAACAAACGGTCACTTCCCTCTAACGTCTCTACCTTTCAGCGTTCTCCTTAATTCCCCCATCTTATCCTTAACTTGTTCTAAAGACGACGCCCCCACACCATATCAACTTCGTTATTTccaatgttttcttttcctttttcttgacCAATGGTATTTCCAGTGTTAATATGTCATTTTCCATTAAACATCAtttcattctctttttctttataatatctataagagaaattatacCCTCCATGTTTATggaaatatcttattttatatatatatactagaaatcgaacaaaaatataataaataaataataaataaaaatataaaaataaataaataaataatagaaataatagtGGGTTCCATCGTTTATAtgattactttttaaattttgagatCTTCTCTGTACACCGGATTCCCTccttatttaatcatttaatcaatGCTATTGTTAATATGCAGAGTTTATACTTTTTGGTTCTACCCATGAATTATCTAGTAATAGGTCTCAAGGAGATTCGTCTATACagtaatgatatttatttatgaggATTTTCTAATTAGTTGATCTTCTTAGTCCATTCTTGCAAGAATAGTGATATAATTGTTAgccttttaatttaaataagattaataaaatttctccCATTTAAaggataattatttattaccaATAGGAAACTCATTCTcgttttaaattgaaaattgaggTTGCagcaataaaatcataaatttgatACACAATAGACGAATAtgatagattttttttttagataataaaggggattcttctattttattttattcatccCTACTGATCATaaatattggaaaaaaaatttcttttctctaagTTCACGATCTGAACAAGTCACACATACACTCTAGTACATGTTCCtcagctatatatatatattatatgtctgaataaaatcttataaatatgtatatgttattatttatatacaatCTTAAATATATTCGATGTATCacatttcttaaataaaattaattgtataataataaataaatatcatttattaatattaactatttataattaaaattcaattaatatgaatataataataattaaataatatcacacatcattatataattaattttatttataataatatggtGGATTAAGTCTATTTGAAAGTTTCTCTActatatgtcaaaaaataattgtcatattgactattatttcttttttgtattagaataaGTTTTGcttaattgtttttatttgactattaattaaaaattattataaggaTTTATTGTTCAAAGTGAAAGatctcaaatttaaattttttctatattaattatatttttatttttataataaatatgaaaaaataactatcTCTTATTGTGAGGATGACCGGCCAGTGCCAATTGGCAGTCTcgtaaataaaaaagaagatttgCTTTTGATGGTCTTAAGATGTGCAGGGTTTTggggaaaataataattaaactttgtaaacacagaaaagaaaatagaaagaaaaaggaaactcGTATGTAGGAACAAAATTTCACCCAGGTGAGAATGTGTATGCCGAAACCAGaaataattacattttaacGTAATAACCATCGGTGGTAATGCTGGCCACTTCACGTTTTATGTCGCCACCAATTTACAGTTTCCTTTTATCCATTTTCactatttattcaaaatatatatatacactctTGTTAACTTTTTAAcgtaaaatattatattttattttcttataacaTTTTAATACTCTGAAAATTAAAACGTTAACAATttgtatttagatttattcacactattaatttaatagttgtaactctttcatttattattaattagttgtgGTTCCATTATTGTTCCACTCTTCGTCAATATACCTTTTATCCAAGATATGTTAACttttatagtttaaaaaaaaaattaattaaagagaaaatagtcttataatttgatatattctttaattctAATTGATTTCAACGAATTTTAAATGATCTAATAagactataaaattttatatttcgtCATCTATACAAGACCGATTTTATAGCGACtcattt comes from Ricinus communis isolate WT05 ecotype wild-type chromosome 5, ASM1957865v1, whole genome shotgun sequence and encodes:
- the LOC8258211 gene encoding myb-related protein 308; this translates as MRKPCCEKQDTNKGAWSNQEDQKLIDYIRKHGEGCWRTLPQAAGLLRCGKSCRLRWINYLRPDLKRGNFAEDEEDLIIKLHALLGNRWSLIAGRLPGRTDNEVKNYWNSHLRRKLINMGIDPNNHRLNQNLPRTQKTQDSASATSSGTKSESTKQELAAEPGRNNNNNEQASDEGSILEDDPNGLLPDLNLDLTINIPSSSAVNFKEKQKSNQSNLSKEPEVAAASPTLLLFQ